One Candidatus Peregrinibacteria bacterium DNA segment encodes these proteins:
- a CDS encoding S-layer homology domain-containing protein yields MSTRLKTMASLLVLSIFLQFFSMPLASAEGNLLTNPGAETGDFTGWTRVNGGDGWALTSAPWYVHGGTYAFVASYAFGTLTQVVDLVGEGYSRSFLDREPQVDFSTFIMGLDSFSSPEDPYSVTVLLLNEEEEEIASFETGDQTATGEWQEISHSFTNYGNGLRYVSVELRGSDQEFWAGNYGAIFDDTSLSIVGNPHSGSIPFPVTIFVPEESSEESLKESPFEDVTETDHKTAIEYLYEADIVNGYEKENGGKEFKPDQSINRAEFLKMVMALTEEETEEQHNCFTDVQDQWFAPYVCTAHKKGIITGYGDGSFKPEQPITFEEMFTLALRAYGYTLKSDANEAWYKAYWDKVVSLNLLEELKPMLHKEANRGEAAQLLYNMEVP; encoded by the coding sequence ATGTCCACACGCCTTAAAACGATGGCAAGCTTGCTTGTCCTCTCTATCTTTCTTCAGTTTTTTTCCATGCCTTTGGCTTCTGCAGAAGGAAATCTCCTCACCAATCCCGGAGCCGAAACAGGAGATTTTACAGGATGGACTCGCGTGAATGGAGGGGATGGCTGGGCTTTGACCTCTGCACCTTGGTACGTCCATGGGGGTACGTATGCCTTCGTGGCCTCTTATGCCTTTGGGACACTGACTCAAGTGGTGGACTTAGTGGGCGAAGGCTACTCACGCTCTTTTTTAGACCGAGAGCCTCAAGTGGATTTCAGCACTTTCATCATGGGTCTGGACAGTTTTTCGAGCCCAGAAGACCCTTATTCGGTGACCGTGCTTCTTTTGAATGAAGAAGAAGAGGAAATTGCCAGCTTCGAAACAGGAGATCAAACGGCAACAGGGGAATGGCAAGAAATCAGCCACTCTTTCACGAATTATGGCAACGGATTGCGTTACGTTTCAGTGGAATTGCGCGGCAGCGATCAAGAATTTTGGGCAGGAAACTATGGAGCTATTTTTGATGACACGTCACTCTCCATCGTAGGGAACCCCCATTCAGGCAGCATTCCCTTTCCGGTAACGATTTTTGTACCCGAAGAATCCTCTGAAGAATCGCTCAAAGAGTCGCCTTTTGAAGATGTGACCGAAACAGATCACAAGACCGCGATTGAGTACCTCTACGAAGCAGACATCGTCAATGGTTATGAAAAAGAAAATGGAGGCAAAGAATTCAAACCAGATCAATCCATCAATCGTGCCGAATTCTTAAAGATGGTCATGGCTCTGACCGAAGAAGAAACAGAAGAACAGCACAATTGTTTCACCGATGTTCAGGATCAATGGTTTGCGCCTTATGTCTGCACCGCCCACAAAAAGGGCATAATCACCGGCTATGGAGATGGAAGCTTTAAACCGGAGCAGCCCATCACTTTTGAGGAAATGTTCACCCTCGCTCTCAGAGCTTATGGCTACACTCTCAAATCCGATGCCAATGAGGCATGGTACAAAGCTTATTGGGACAAAGTGGTCAGCCTCAATTTGCTCGAAGAACTCAAACCCATGCTTCATAAAGAGGCCAATCGAGGGGAAGCCGCTCAATTGCTCTACAACATGGAAGTCCCTTGA
- a CDS encoding replication-associated recombination protein A: protein MEPLASRLRPQSLTEYVGQSHLVGPGKPLRKAIEDKHLFSFILWGPPGVGKTSLARLYASALEGQLYELSAVSAGKADVRAILEEPNWGRPKILFLDEIHRFNKAQQDFLLPYVERGELHLIGATTENPSFEVIPALLSRCRVFTLQSLTEEEMGEILDRTKIALDQEAREWMIRMADGDARQAITVLENAERLYGKVDIEALKETVQSKFLRYDKKGEEHYNVISAFIKSMRASQPDAALYYLARMIDAGEDPKFIARRMVIFASEDVGMALPTALVVANEVFKAVETIGMPEARIHLAHGVVYLAQAKKDRRAYDAIEAALSDVKVFGALPVPLMLRNAPTKFMKEEGYGKGYDLYTKEDLMPEKLRNKKYF from the coding sequence ATGGAACCTCTCGCTTCCCGCTTACGGCCTCAATCGCTCACTGAATACGTTGGGCAAAGCCATCTTGTTGGACCTGGCAAACCCCTGCGAAAGGCCATTGAGGACAAGCATCTTTTCTCGTTCATTTTATGGGGTCCGCCGGGGGTTGGAAAAACGAGTTTGGCGAGACTGTATGCGTCTGCATTAGAGGGGCAACTCTATGAACTTTCTGCCGTTTCGGCAGGTAAAGCAGATGTGAGAGCGATTTTAGAAGAGCCCAACTGGGGCCGCCCGAAAATTCTTTTTTTGGACGAGATTCACCGCTTCAACAAAGCCCAGCAAGACTTTTTGCTGCCTTATGTGGAGCGCGGCGAGCTGCACCTGATTGGTGCGACCACAGAAAATCCCAGTTTTGAAGTGATTCCGGCGCTGCTGTCGCGCTGTCGTGTGTTCACCTTGCAGTCGCTCACTGAGGAAGAGATGGGTGAGATTTTAGATCGAACAAAAATTGCGCTCGACCAAGAGGCTCGCGAATGGATGATCCGCATGGCAGATGGGGATGCCCGACAAGCCATCACCGTGCTCGAAAATGCCGAACGACTTTATGGAAAAGTAGATATTGAAGCCTTGAAAGAAACCGTCCAATCCAAATTTTTGCGTTACGATAAAAAAGGCGAGGAACACTACAATGTGATCAGTGCTTTTATCAAAAGCATGCGGGCGAGTCAGCCGGATGCAGCCCTTTATTATTTGGCGCGGATGATCGATGCGGGTGAAGACCCCAAATTCATCGCGCGACGTATGGTGATTTTTGCTAGTGAAGACGTCGGTATGGCTTTGCCAACAGCGCTCGTGGTGGCGAATGAAGTCTTTAAAGCCGTGGAGACGATTGGCATGCCCGAGGCGCGCATCCATTTAGCGCATGGAGTGGTCTACCTGGCCCAAGCCAAAAAGGATCGCCGTGCTTACGACGCCATTGAAGCGGCTCTTTCAGATGTGAAGGTTTTTGGTGCGCTGCCGGTGCCTTTGATGCTACGAAATGCTCCCACAAAATTCATGAAAGAAGAAGGTTATGGTAAGGGTTATGATTTGTACACCAAAGAAGATTTAATGCCAGAGAAACTTCGTAACAAAAAGTATTTTTGA
- a CDS encoding helix-turn-helix domain-containing protein: MKKTSFRLKNIAAILYLADDQQELEAILQDLLTPAELKDLDERIAIIKHLLDGETQREIAKKLKVSISKVSRGSLLLHTGKGALAATLE, encoded by the coding sequence ATGAAGAAAACTTCCTTTCGGCTCAAGAACATTGCTGCTATTCTTTATTTAGCAGATGACCAGCAAGAACTTGAAGCGATCCTCCAAGACCTACTCACCCCTGCGGAGCTTAAAGATTTGGATGAACGCATCGCCATCATCAAGCATCTACTCGATGGAGAAACTCAGCGAGAGATTGCAAAAAAACTAAAGGTGAGTATTTCCAAAGTCAGCCGTGGCTCCCTCCTGCTCCACACGGGGAAAGGGGCTTTGGCGGCCACCCTCGAATGA